Proteins from a single region of Bradyrhizobium diazoefficiens:
- a CDS encoding carbon-nitrogen hydrolase family protein: MLKLPRFRAAAVQASPVYLNASATAEKAASLVREAAANGARLVAFPEVFVPGYPYWNWITDPVTGSAWFEKLAKASVLVPGPEVDIVRNAARDSGCYVVLGVNERSPVSLGTIYNTLVFIGPDGALLGKHRKLVPTWAEKLTWTGGDGSSLRVYDTEIGRLGGLACGENTNTLARFALLGQGELVHVASYISLPVAPPDYDMAEAIKLRAIAHSFEGKIFTVVSCSTVSEEIITAMESVVPDARARLQRKSSAFSGIIGPDGRVVGAALIDDEGIVYADIDLDRCIQPKQMHDIVGHYNRFDIFDLRVNRRPLAPLGLGERMAGEAAEQGFTPIPLNSEA, from the coding sequence ATGCTGAAGCTGCCTCGCTTTAGAGCCGCCGCCGTCCAGGCTTCACCAGTCTATCTCAATGCCAGCGCGACCGCCGAGAAGGCAGCCTCACTGGTGCGTGAGGCGGCGGCCAATGGCGCAAGGCTCGTCGCCTTCCCCGAGGTGTTCGTGCCCGGCTACCCCTACTGGAACTGGATCACCGATCCCGTCACCGGCAGCGCGTGGTTCGAAAAGCTCGCAAAAGCATCGGTGCTGGTGCCGGGTCCGGAGGTTGATATCGTCCGGAATGCGGCGCGCGATAGCGGATGCTATGTCGTGCTCGGCGTCAACGAGCGCAGCCCGGTCTCGCTCGGCACGATCTACAATACGCTCGTCTTCATCGGGCCGGACGGTGCATTGTTGGGCAAGCACCGCAAGCTGGTTCCGACTTGGGCAGAGAAGCTGACCTGGACCGGCGGTGACGGGTCGAGCCTGCGCGTCTACGATACCGAGATCGGGCGTCTCGGCGGCCTTGCCTGCGGCGAGAACACCAACACGCTCGCGCGTTTTGCGCTGCTGGGCCAAGGTGAGCTCGTACATGTCGCGAGCTACATCTCGCTTCCCGTGGCGCCGCCGGACTACGACATGGCGGAGGCGATCAAGTTGCGCGCGATTGCCCACTCTTTCGAAGGGAAGATCTTCACGGTCGTCTCCTGCTCGACGGTGTCGGAGGAGATCATCACCGCGATGGAGAGCGTCGTTCCCGACGCACGCGCGCGTCTGCAACGGAAGTCGAGCGCGTTCTCCGGGATCATCGGTCCCGATGGGCGCGTGGTCGGCGCAGCACTGATCGACGACGAAGGCATCGTCTACGCCGACATCGACCTTGATCGCTGCATCCAGCCGAAGCAGATGCATGACATCGTCGGGCACTACAACCGGTTCGACATTTTCGATCTGCGGGTCAATCGCCGTCCGCTCGCGCCGCTGGGCCTCGGTGAGCGCATGGCGGGCGAGGCGGCGGAGCAGGGCTTCACGCCGATCCCACTCAATTCGGAAGCTTGA
- a CDS encoding Rieske 2Fe-2S domain-containing protein, whose protein sequence is MTKYGRNAHAIAALVREAEVHRDVYVDPEIFELEMEHLFPNSWVYVGHASQLSKPGDFITANIGRQPVLASRHSDGSIHVFYNRCPHKGVKIASEPCGSTGKFFRCPYHAWSFKTDGSLLAIPLKKGYEGTGFGDTQASEGLSKVRNVVIYRDFIFARLNDDGVSFEDYFGESLSTIDNMVDRSPEGKLAVEATPIRYMHTCNWKMLVENQTDTCHPMVAHESSAGTAVRVWKREQGDSTEVPMAVQLYGPFMSPYEFYEQSGIRIWPNGHGHTGVANSIHSNYQDIPGYLHQMVAAYGETRAHEILGEIRHNTVYFPNIMVKGAVQILRNFVPIAVDKTLVESWVYRLVGAPDKLYERALMYNRFINAPTSIVGHDDLEMYERAQEGLKSNGNHWVNLRRLYESHEEQDVTAVINGTSERQMRNQFYAWAKFMTMDMDKRVEAAE, encoded by the coding sequence ATGACGAAATACGGACGGAATGCCCACGCGATCGCGGCGCTGGTGCGCGAGGCCGAGGTGCATCGCGACGTCTATGTCGACCCCGAGATCTTCGAGCTCGAGATGGAGCATCTGTTCCCGAACAGCTGGGTTTATGTTGGGCATGCGAGCCAGTTGTCGAAGCCCGGCGATTTCATCACCGCCAACATCGGCCGGCAGCCGGTGCTGGCGAGCCGCCACAGCGACGGCTCCATCCACGTGTTCTACAACCGCTGTCCGCACAAGGGCGTGAAGATCGCGTCCGAACCATGCGGCAGCACCGGAAAGTTCTTCCGCTGCCCCTATCACGCCTGGTCGTTCAAGACCGACGGCTCGTTGCTCGCGATTCCTCTCAAGAAGGGATACGAGGGCACCGGCTTCGGCGACACCCAGGCGAGTGAGGGACTGTCGAAGGTCAGGAACGTCGTCATCTATCGCGATTTCATTTTCGCGCGGCTGAACGATGACGGCGTCTCCTTTGAGGATTATTTCGGCGAAAGCCTTTCAACGATCGACAACATGGTCGATCGCTCGCCGGAGGGGAAGCTCGCAGTCGAGGCCACGCCGATCCGCTACATGCACACCTGCAATTGGAAGATGCTGGTCGAGAACCAGACCGACACCTGCCATCCGATGGTGGCGCATGAGAGCTCGGCCGGCACCGCGGTCAGGGTCTGGAAGCGCGAGCAGGGTGATTCCACGGAGGTGCCGATGGCGGTGCAGCTCTACGGTCCCTTCATGAGCCCGTACGAGTTCTACGAGCAGAGCGGCATCAGGATCTGGCCGAATGGCCACGGCCACACCGGCGTCGCCAACTCCATCCATTCGAACTATCAGGACATCCCAGGCTATCTTCACCAGATGGTCGCGGCCTATGGCGAGACGCGGGCGCACGAGATCCTCGGCGAGATCAGGCACAACACCGTGTATTTCCCGAACATCATGGTCAAGGGCGCGGTCCAGATCCTGCGCAACTTCGTCCCGATCGCGGTCGACAAGACCCTGGTCGAGAGCTGGGTCTATCGCCTGGTCGGCGCGCCCGACAAGCTCTACGAGCGCGCCTTGATGTATAACCGATTCATCAATGCTCCGACCTCGATCGTGGGCCATGACGATCTCGAGATGTACGAGCGAGCGCAGGAGGGGCTGAAGTCCAATGGCAATCATTGGGTCAATCTGCGGCGCCTCTATGAGAGCCATGAAGAGCAGGACGTCACGGCGGTCATCAACGGTACGTCCGAGCGCCAGATGCGGAACCAGTTTTATGCCTGGGCGAAATTCATGACCATGGACATGGACAAGCGCGTCGAGGCCGCGGAATGA
- a CDS encoding indolepyruvate oxidoreductase subunit beta family protein translates to MRDETVRLALPAAGEATERPISIAIVAMGGQGGGVLTDWIVQLAENQGWVAQSTSVPGVAQRTGATIYYIEAMPPLAGRKPILSLMPTPGDVDVVMAAEFMEAGRSILRGLVTPDRTTLIASNHRSFAIGEKIAPGNGIADDGAVTGAIGVAAKTEIIFDLNALAIAHGSVISAAMLGALAATDVLPFGRDSYLDVIRAGGKGAKASVETFEAAFERVKTGRAEVAAPTQPKRADNIPSPATPDPHLAALVARLNQDLPEPALAMARAGLRKIVDFQDVAYGGEYLDILKALHAADRNAGGGTRGYTFTQTAAKYLANAMTYDDVIRVADLKTRAGRRARIESELEMSEGQVLQTTEFMHPRMEEVMGMLPAGLGRWLGARPRLLGWLDRRVNKGRRVRTYSLPWFLALYVVGGMRGLRRRSLRHAVETAHRDAWLKVATEAVGTNYQLGVEILQCRRLVKGYSDTHSRGLSKFDKTLAAIKLIEKRDDAADWARRLREAALKDSAGTALDGVIQTIKTFA, encoded by the coding sequence ATGAGAGACGAAACGGTCCGACTGGCGCTTCCCGCCGCAGGTGAAGCCACCGAGCGGCCGATCTCGATCGCGATCGTCGCGATGGGCGGCCAGGGCGGCGGTGTTCTGACCGACTGGATCGTCCAGCTCGCCGAAAACCAGGGCTGGGTCGCGCAGTCGACCTCGGTGCCCGGCGTCGCCCAGCGCACCGGCGCCACGATCTACTACATCGAGGCGATGCCGCCGCTCGCCGGCCGCAAGCCGATCCTGTCGCTGATGCCGACGCCCGGCGATGTCGACGTGGTGATGGCGGCGGAGTTCATGGAAGCCGGTCGATCGATCCTGCGCGGCCTCGTGACACCGGATCGCACCACGCTGATCGCGTCCAACCACCGGTCGTTTGCGATCGGCGAGAAGATCGCGCCGGGCAACGGCATCGCCGACGATGGCGCCGTCACCGGCGCCATCGGGGTCGCCGCCAAGACCGAGATCATCTTCGATTTGAACGCGCTGGCGATCGCGCATGGCAGCGTCATCTCGGCTGCGATGCTCGGCGCGCTCGCGGCCACCGATGTGCTGCCGTTCGGCCGCGACAGCTATCTCGACGTCATCCGCGCCGGCGGCAAAGGCGCGAAGGCCAGCGTCGAGACGTTCGAGGCCGCCTTTGAACGGGTCAAGACCGGCCGGGCCGAGGTTGCAGCGCCGACGCAACCGAAACGGGCGGATAATATCCCCTCTCCCGCAACGCCCGATCCGCATCTCGCCGCGCTTGTTGCGAGATTGAATCAGGATCTGCCCGAGCCCGCGCTCGCCATGGCCCGCGCCGGCTTGAGGAAGATCGTCGACTTCCAGGACGTCGCCTATGGCGGCGAATATCTCGACATCCTCAAGGCGCTGCACGCGGCCGACCGAAACGCCGGCGGTGGCACGCGGGGCTATACCTTCACGCAGACCGCGGCAAAGTACCTCGCCAACGCCATGACCTACGACGACGTCATCCGCGTCGCCGACCTCAAGACGCGCGCAGGTCGGCGTGCGCGCATCGAGAGCGAGCTCGAGATGTCCGAAGGACAGGTGCTCCAGACCACCGAATTCATGCATCCCCGCATGGAGGAGGTGATGGGCATGCTGCCGGCCGGCCTCGGCCGCTGGCTGGGCGCGCGGCCGCGCCTCCTTGGCTGGCTCGATCGCCGCGTCAACAAAGGACGCCGGGTGCGGACCTATTCGCTGCCGTGGTTCCTGGCGCTTTATGTCGTGGGCGGGATGCGCGGCCTGCGCCGGCGCTCGCTGCGTCACGCCGTCGAGACGGCGCACCGGGACGCATGGCTCAAGGTCGCAACCGAGGCAGTCGGCACCAATTACCAGCTCGGTGTCGAAATCCTGCAATGCCGCCGCCTGGTGAAAGGCTATTCCGATACCCACAGCCGGGGGCTGTCGAAGTTCGACAAGACGCTGGCAGCGATCAAGCTGATCGAGAAACGCGATGATGCCGCCGATTGGGCGCGCCGCCTGCGGGAGGCCGCACTGAAGGACAGCGCCGGCACGGCGCTCGACGGCGTGATCCAGACCATCAAGACCTTCGCATGA
- a CDS encoding ATP-dependent acyl-CoA ligase produces the protein MTAATTVYARFRETALRRGEAGFLNVLPETADIYGISAGEMSYRAMLDRVERRRTAFASRGYGEGHRVGLLLQNRPAFVELWFALNALGVSVVPINPDLRISELEYIIAHSEMNAAFVLAERRGEMETAARQAGRPISVVTGEDDVPAPLGGARAASEGDGSTECALLYTSGTTGQPKGCVLTNTYFLHSGNWYRDAGGLIDLKPDGERMITPLPLFHMNAMAVSLMAMLSVGGSLTMLDRFHPRTWWASVRDSRATCLHYLGVMPSMLMSAPASALDRAHAVRFGFGAGVDKLLHAPFEERFGFPLLEAWAMTETGSGGVIAANVEPRKIGTSCFGRPAPEVDVRIVDDSGNDAAAGTPGELLVRRAGADPRYGFFREYLKNPTATAEAWEGGWLHTGDIVSRDGDGDLHFVDRKKNVIRRSGENIAAVEVESVLNRHPAIRQAAVAATPDQVRGDEVAAVIITEEAGADRALAEDIVRWSLEQMAYYKAPGWICFVESLPLTATEKIQRGGLKDFVARLMRDGAFVDLRDLKKRQV, from the coding sequence TTGACCGCAGCGACCACAGTTTACGCCCGCTTTCGCGAGACCGCCCTTCGCCGGGGGGAGGCGGGCTTCCTCAACGTGCTGCCGGAGACGGCCGACATCTATGGCATCTCGGCAGGCGAGATGTCCTATCGCGCCATGCTCGATCGGGTCGAGCGCCGGCGGACAGCGTTTGCGAGCCGGGGCTATGGCGAAGGCCACAGGGTCGGGCTGCTGCTCCAGAACAGGCCGGCGTTCGTCGAGCTGTGGTTCGCGCTCAATGCGCTTGGCGTCTCCGTGGTGCCGATCAATCCGGACCTGCGGATCAGCGAGCTCGAATACATCATTGCGCATTCCGAGATGAACGCGGCGTTCGTCCTCGCCGAGCGTCGTGGCGAAATGGAGACGGCGGCACGTCAGGCCGGTCGGCCGATCTCGGTCGTGACCGGCGAGGACGACGTCCCCGCGCCACTCGGTGGCGCGCGGGCGGCGAGCGAAGGCGACGGCTCGACCGAATGCGCGCTGCTCTACACGTCCGGAACGACAGGTCAGCCCAAGGGCTGCGTGCTCACCAACACCTATTTCCTGCATTCCGGCAACTGGTATCGCGACGCCGGCGGGCTGATTGATCTCAAGCCGGACGGCGAACGCATGATCACGCCGCTGCCGCTGTTCCACATGAATGCGATGGCGGTGTCGCTGATGGCGATGCTGTCGGTCGGTGGCAGCCTGACCATGCTCGATCGCTTCCATCCGCGCACCTGGTGGGCTTCCGTGCGCGACAGCCGCGCGACCTGCCTGCATTATCTCGGCGTGATGCCCTCGATGCTGATGAGCGCGCCGGCATCGGCGCTGGATCGCGCGCACGCCGTGCGCTTCGGGTTCGGCGCCGGCGTCGACAAGCTCCTGCATGCGCCGTTCGAGGAGCGCTTCGGTTTTCCGCTGCTGGAAGCCTGGGCGATGACCGAGACGGGCAGCGGCGGCGTCATCGCCGCCAATGTCGAACCGCGCAAGATCGGCACCAGCTGTTTTGGCCGTCCCGCGCCCGAAGTCGACGTTCGGATCGTCGATGATAGCGGAAACGACGCGGCGGCCGGGACGCCGGGCGAACTCCTGGTGCGGCGCGCCGGCGCCGATCCACGCTACGGCTTCTTCCGGGAATACCTGAAGAATCCGACCGCCACCGCCGAGGCGTGGGAGGGCGGCTGGCTGCATACCGGCGACATCGTGTCGCGCGATGGGGACGGCGATCTGCACTTCGTCGATCGCAAGAAGAACGTGATCCGCCGTTCCGGCGAGAACATTGCCGCAGTCGAGGTCGAGTCCGTCCTCAATCGCCATCCCGCGATCAGGCAGGCTGCGGTTGCGGCGACGCCCGATCAGGTGCGCGGCGACGAGGTTGCCGCCGTCATCATCACCGAGGAGGCCGGCGCTGACCGCGCGCTGGCCGAGGACATCGTCCGCTGGAGCCTGGAGCAGATGGCCTATTACAAGGCGCCGGGATGGATCTGCTTCGTCGAGAGCCTGCCGCTGACGGCAACCGAGAAGATCCAGCGCGGCGGGTTGAAGGATTTTGTCGCCAGGCTGATGCGCGATGGGGCGTTCGTTGATCTCCGCGATCTCAAGAAGCGGCAGGTTTGA
- a CDS encoding MarR family transcriptional regulator has translation MPAALKENIVSVPGQIETRLWLQLLSLHGELFASLNSMLNSEFGLSLAKFDVLAQLDRYSDGLALGQLSQNLKVTGGNVSGLVQRLLADDLISREMSSEDRRSFIVRLTPKGEALFRKAAAVHKKHLGKRLENVPAQELDIALSVLKSLSSKIRTESKKQSRKR, from the coding sequence ATGCCGGCAGCACTCAAAGAGAACATTGTTTCCGTCCCTGGGCAGATCGAAACCCGGCTCTGGCTTCAATTGCTGTCGCTGCATGGCGAGCTGTTCGCCTCGCTGAATTCGATGCTGAACTCCGAGTTTGGCCTGTCGCTCGCAAAGTTCGACGTGCTGGCCCAGCTCGATCGCTACAGCGACGGCCTTGCGCTCGGGCAATTGTCGCAAAATCTGAAGGTCACCGGCGGCAATGTCTCGGGGCTGGTGCAGCGCCTGCTCGCCGACGATCTCATTAGCAGGGAGATGTCGAGCGAGGACCGCCGGTCGTTCATTGTGCGCCTCACGCCGAAGGGTGAAGCGCTGTTCAGGAAGGCAGCCGCCGTCCACAAGAAACATCTCGGCAAACGGCTCGAGAACGTTCCGGCCCAGGAGCTGGACATCGCATTGTCGGTGTTGAAATCCCTCTCTTCAAAAATTCGTACCGAGAGCAAGAAGCAAAGTCGCAAGAGATAA
- a CDS encoding SDR family oxidoreductase: MSEIRTTLITGGNSGIGEALAKKLIEKGQRVVTVGLEKPGWTHDLLAAYRADLTSIEATRAIAQEICRDHAVDCLVHNAGTILPNLLPDARPEDILMLAQLHLGAPMLLTQAALDGMRARGFGRIVFVSSRAAMGAATRSAYSATKAGMHGMARTWALELAASGITVNVVAPGPILTDNFWGIIPKGSEQQERMARNVPVGRLGSREDVAHAIEFFLDERSDFVTGQVLYVCGGTSLVGLGP; encoded by the coding sequence ATGAGCGAGATCCGTACGACACTCATCACCGGGGGGAATTCGGGGATCGGCGAGGCCCTCGCGAAAAAGCTCATCGAGAAGGGGCAGCGCGTGGTTACGGTCGGGCTGGAGAAGCCGGGCTGGACGCATGATCTTCTCGCGGCCTATCGCGCCGATCTGACCAGCATCGAGGCGACGCGCGCGATCGCGCAGGAGATCTGTCGGGATCACGCCGTCGATTGTCTCGTGCACAATGCGGGCACCATCCTGCCGAACCTGCTGCCGGACGCGAGGCCGGAAGACATTCTGATGCTGGCGCAGTTGCACCTGGGCGCGCCGATGCTCTTGACCCAGGCCGCACTGGACGGGATGCGTGCGCGCGGCTTCGGGCGCATCGTGTTCGTGAGCTCGCGCGCCGCGATGGGCGCGGCCACGCGCTCAGCCTATTCCGCCACCAAGGCCGGCATGCACGGTATGGCGCGGACCTGGGCGCTGGAGCTTGCCGCGAGCGGCATCACGGTGAACGTGGTCGCACCGGGGCCGATTCTGACCGACAATTTCTGGGGCATCATCCCAAAGGGTTCCGAGCAGCAGGAGCGGATGGCGCGGAACGTGCCGGTCGGGCGGCTCGGCTCGCGCGAGGACGTGGCGCACGCGATCGAATTTTTCCTCGACGAGCGCTCCGACTTTGTGACGGGACAGGTGCTCTATGTCTGCGGCGGCACCAGCCTGGTCGGCCTCGGGCCGTAG
- a CDS encoding indolepyruvate ferredoxin oxidoreductase subunit alpha codes for MAERSFAREVEDLRLGDGDTFRGEGILAITKALLQSGVAYVGGYQGSPISHLMDVLADAKDVLDDLGVVFQSSANEAAAAAMLSASVMYPLRGAVAWKSTVGTNVASDALANLASGGVTGGTMIIVGEDYGEGSSIMQERTHAFAMKSQMWLLDPRPDHECIVNLIEKGFELSEVSNTPVMLEIRVRACHMHGSFACKDNVRPAHTIKDALNNPKRDVNRIVLPPAAYEHEQEKIKTRMPAAIGFVRDNKLNEWMGPKQGKVGIIMQGGMYNNVIRALQYLGLSDAYGNTQVPLYVMNVTYPVIDAEVAEFCLDKDAVLIVEEGQPEYLEQAINTILRRKDLNARVHGKDVLPMGGDYTAQVLLGGVREFLEKTEPRLLGNRPPAPDAAPVLNHPAVEKLKQLVPARPPGLCTGCPERPIFAAMKLVEEELGQHHVSADIGCHLFSILPPFNIGATTMGFGLGPASTSAFNVKADKRSIAVMGDGGFWHNGLTSGIGNAVFNKHDGVFVIVDNYYTSATGGQDILSSRAINKRRDTNNSIVKAVKGIGGQWVRQIDRTYDVGKMRDTLKEALTTRDEGPKVIVASSECMLNKQRRVKPQMTKAIKDGLRIVKERFGVDEDVCTGDHACIRLSGCPSLSVKQLDDPLRDDPVAAIDNSCVGCGNCGEVAEAAVLCPSFYRADVIHNPTRWDTFKSKIAMTVIGWLQRRRDRRRPALEALA; via the coding sequence ATGGCTGAACGGTCTTTTGCTCGCGAAGTCGAGGATCTCCGGCTCGGCGATGGCGACACGTTCCGCGGCGAAGGCATCCTCGCCATCACCAAGGCACTTCTGCAATCCGGCGTCGCCTATGTCGGCGGCTATCAGGGTTCTCCGATCTCGCACCTGATGGACGTGCTGGCCGACGCCAAGGACGTGCTCGACGATCTCGGCGTCGTCTTTCAGAGCTCCGCCAATGAAGCGGCGGCTGCAGCGATGCTGTCGGCTTCGGTGATGTATCCGCTGCGCGGCGCGGTGGCTTGGAAGTCGACGGTCGGCACCAACGTCGCCTCGGACGCGCTCGCCAATCTCGCGTCGGGCGGCGTCACCGGCGGCACCATGATCATCGTCGGCGAGGACTATGGCGAGGGATCCTCCATCATGCAGGAGCGCACCCACGCCTTTGCGATGAAGTCGCAGATGTGGCTGCTCGATCCCCGCCCCGACCATGAGTGCATCGTCAATTTGATCGAGAAGGGGTTTGAGCTCTCCGAGGTCTCGAACACCCCGGTGATGCTGGAGATCCGCGTCCGCGCCTGTCACATGCACGGCAGCTTTGCGTGCAAGGACAATGTCCGGCCGGCTCACACCATCAAGGATGCGCTCAACAACCCCAAGCGGGACGTCAATCGCATCGTGCTGCCGCCGGCGGCCTATGAGCACGAGCAGGAGAAGATCAAGACGCGGATGCCCGCGGCGATCGGCTTCGTCAGAGACAACAAGTTGAATGAGTGGATGGGGCCGAAGCAGGGCAAGGTCGGCATCATCATGCAGGGCGGCATGTACAACAATGTCATCCGCGCGCTGCAATATCTCGGGCTGTCGGATGCCTACGGCAACACGCAGGTGCCGCTTTACGTCATGAACGTCACCTATCCCGTGATCGACGCCGAGGTCGCAGAATTTTGCCTCGACAAAGACGCCGTCCTGATCGTCGAGGAAGGCCAGCCGGAATATCTGGAGCAGGCGATCAATACCATCTTGCGCCGCAAGGACCTCAACGCGCGCGTCCACGGCAAGGACGTGCTGCCGATGGGCGGCGACTACACGGCGCAGGTCCTGCTCGGCGGCGTCAGGGAATTCCTGGAGAAGACCGAGCCGCGGCTGCTCGGCAATCGGCCGCCGGCGCCGGATGCCGCGCCCGTGCTCAATCACCCCGCGGTCGAGAAGCTCAAGCAGTTGGTGCCTGCGCGCCCGCCCGGGCTTTGCACCGGCTGCCCGGAACGGCCGATCTTCGCCGCCATGAAGCTCGTCGAGGAGGAGCTCGGCCAGCACCACGTCTCGGCCGACATCGGCTGCCATCTGTTCTCGATCCTGCCGCCCTTCAACATCGGCGCGACCACCATGGGCTTCGGCCTTGGCCCGGCCTCGACCTCGGCCTTCAACGTCAAGGCCGACAAACGCTCGATCGCGGTGATGGGCGACGGCGGCTTCTGGCACAACGGACTGACGAGCGGCATCGGCAATGCCGTGTTCAACAAGCATGACGGCGTGTTCGTCATCGTCGACAATTACTACACCTCGGCGACCGGCGGTCAGGACATCCTGTCCTCGCGCGCGATCAATAAGCGGCGCGACACCAATAATTCGATCGTCAAGGCCGTGAAGGGCATCGGCGGCCAATGGGTGCGGCAGATCGACCGCACCTATGACGTCGGCAAGATGCGCGACACGTTGAAGGAAGCGCTGACGACCAGGGACGAAGGCCCCAAAGTCATCGTCGCCTCCTCCGAATGCATGCTAAATAAGCAGCGCCGCGTGAAGCCGCAGATGACCAAGGCGATCAAGGACGGGTTGCGCATCGTCAAGGAGCGTTTCGGCGTCGACGAGGACGTCTGCACCGGCGACCATGCCTGCATCCGGCTCTCCGGCTGTCCCTCGCTCTCGGTGAAGCAGCTCGACGATCCCTTGCGCGATGACCCTGTCGCGGCGATCGACAATTCCTGCGTCGGTTGCGGTAATTGCGGCGAGGTCGCGGAGGCTGCCGTGCTGTGCCCGTCGTTCTATCGCGCCGACGTCATCCATAACCCGACCCGCTGGGACACTTTCAAATCCAAAATCGCCATGACCGTGATCGGCTGGCTGCAACGGCGGCGCGACCGCCGGCGGCCGGCACTCGAGGCGCTGGCATGA
- a CDS encoding aromatic-ring-hydroxylating dioxygenase subunit beta, with amino-acid sequence MISEKTITDFIYREAELLDTMQWQAWLDLFHPEGRYWIPLEWQQQDPVLQPSLMYEDLLLLKVRVERLAGERTFSQKPKSRCHHLLQAPQIVACDTTAGIFKARTSYIYTETRGDMLERYSGWASHDLVEVGDALKIKLKRVDLVNFDAPFGNIQLFM; translated from the coding sequence ATGATCAGCGAGAAGACCATCACGGATTTTATCTACCGGGAGGCCGAGCTTCTCGACACGATGCAGTGGCAAGCCTGGCTCGATCTGTTTCACCCGGAGGGACGTTACTGGATTCCGCTGGAATGGCAGCAGCAGGATCCGGTGCTCCAGCCTTCGTTGATGTACGAGGACCTGCTGCTGCTTAAGGTGCGGGTCGAGCGTCTGGCGGGCGAGCGGACCTTCAGCCAGAAGCCGAAGAGCCGTTGCCATCATCTGCTGCAGGCGCCGCAGATCGTGGCGTGCGATACGACTGCGGGCATCTTCAAGGCGCGGACGTCCTATATCTACACCGAAACGCGCGGTGACATGCTGGAGCGGTATTCGGGATGGGCCTCGCACGACCTCGTTGAGGTCGGCGATGCCCTCAAGATCAAGCTCAAGCGCGTCGATCTCGTCAATTTCGACGCGCCGTTCGGCAACATTCAGCTCTTCATGTGA
- a CDS encoding MarR family winged helix-turn-helix transcriptional regulator, translating to MARESKSRWKSGPPRTRDQLQTYIPYLFNRLANRWNLDQNRDLSEHGINNVVFRTLSVLFIYRTLTVNEVAVLAVTEQSTASRMVESMVSSGLVKREIAEEDQRRRVVGLTPEGEALLRKIWPIMEKNYERLTAGIDPDDIEVCARVLAKMVDNIRQNQI from the coding sequence ATGGCCAGAGAATCCAAGAGCAGATGGAAGTCGGGTCCGCCGAGGACCAGGGATCAACTGCAAACCTACATCCCATATCTGTTCAATCGGCTCGCCAATCGCTGGAACCTCGACCAGAACCGGGATCTAAGTGAGCACGGCATCAATAACGTCGTGTTCCGAACGCTGTCGGTCCTGTTCATCTACAGGACCCTGACCGTCAACGAGGTCGCCGTTCTTGCGGTGACCGAGCAGTCGACCGCCAGCCGCATGGTCGAATCCATGGTGTCCTCGGGCCTCGTCAAACGCGAGATCGCAGAAGAGGACCAGCGTCGCCGCGTCGTGGGATTGACACCTGAGGGCGAGGCCCTGCTGCGCAAGATCTGGCCGATCATGGAAAAGAACTATGAACGGCTGACCGCAGGCATCGACCCCGACGACATCGAGGTGTGCGCACGCGTGCTCGCCAAGATGGTCGACAACATCCGCCAGAACCAGATCTGA